The following coding sequences lie in one Halogeometricum rufum genomic window:
- a CDS encoding universal stress protein, giving the protein MYEHILVPTDGSAASEGAVDHAVDLAKQYDATIHALYVVDSGSYTSLEAGSDIVLEALKDEGKTAVGLVVDAAEEAGVDVESRVQTGTAHRAILDYAEAEGCDLIVMGTHGRTGLNRYLLGSVTERVVRSSDVPVLTVRAGEEE; this is encoded by the coding sequence ATGTACGAACACATACTCGTGCCGACGGACGGTAGCGCGGCGAGCGAAGGTGCGGTCGACCACGCCGTCGACCTGGCGAAGCAGTACGACGCGACCATCCACGCGCTGTACGTCGTGGACTCGGGGTCGTACACGTCGCTGGAGGCGGGGTCCGACATCGTCCTCGAAGCGCTGAAGGACGAGGGGAAGACGGCCGTCGGTCTCGTCGTCGACGCCGCCGAGGAAGCCGGCGTCGATGTCGAGTCGCGGGTGCAGACGGGGACGGCCCACCGGGCGATTCTCGACTACGCCGAAGCCGAGGGCTGCGACCTCATCGTCATGGGGACGCACGGACGGACCGGCCTGAACCGCTACCTCCTCGGGAGCGTCACCGAACGGGTCGTCCGCAGTTCCGACGTGCCCGTGCTGACGGTACGAGCCGGCGAGGAGGAGTGA